TTATGTTATAGATACAATAATTACATATTGATTTATCTTCACATTTAGAAAAAGAGATTTCTTGTTTTGAAATCTCTTTTAACTCTTCAAACTTTTGATTTAAAAGTTCTAATTTACTTTCAAGTGCTATTTCAGGAATTAGTTCTGTATTATGTAAGTCATAATAATATGCCTGTATTTTATTTGTTTTAAAATACTGATTCATTGCTATATAATAAAATTCAAGTTGGAAATCATCACTTTTTTCATAGTTTTTAAGAGTATCAACACTTAAACTTGAAGAAGTTTTATAATCAATCAATTCATATTCATCTTCAAAACTATCTATTCTATCAATTATTCCTTTTATTTTTATTCCATTAAATTCACACTCAAAATTCTTTTCTAAAGCAATAATTTTTCTATTTTTTAATCGCTCTTTATCATGTAAATAAAATTCATAAAGTTTTTTCTTCCAGATTTCCAAATCCAATATCAAAAATGGATTTGAACTTTTATACTTACTAAATAAATTCTCAATCTTTTCAAAACTCAATTCATTTGAATTTTCATCAAGAGTGTAATAATCCTCTAAAATAGAGTGAATAATATCTCCTAATTCATAAGGTTTAGGTTTTAATGAAATTGAGTGTTCTTTTATTTTTAAGATATTTTGTAAATAAAATTTTCTTTTGCATTGTAAAAAAGCTTTAAATGAAGTTGCCGACCATGTAAATTTTGTTAAATCAATTTTAGCAATAATCTCTTCTTCAAAGTGTGATATTTTATGATTATCATAAAGTATATGTTTATAAAAATTATCATTTGTATCTGTTTTAATATGTTTATTAAACAGCTCATTTGCAAATCTTGAAATTTGATTTGTGTCTGAATTTACATAAGAGATGAAAACATTTTTTGTTGAAGTTATTAATCTTTTATAATAATACTTTTGTAAAGATTCTCTATCAAATTGAGTTGGGAGATTTGCCAATTGTTTTAATTTTGTTGATAAAAATTTATCTTTTAAAGATATTTTTGGAATAAACGATTCATTAAAATCACATATAATTACTACATCAAACTCCAAAGCTCTTGTTTCTAGTAATCCTAAAACAGTAATTTTTCCAGAATTAACATCGTCAAGAGTAATTTTTGCAAGTTTCTGTAAAAATATTTTAAATACATCTTTTAGTAAAATATTATTTTCTTTAGAAAATAGAATAATATTTAGTTTATAAAGTAATTCATCATATTTTTCAATTAATTCTACATTACTCTCTTTTGATTTTATAAAATCTGTAATAAAAAGAAAAATATCTTTTGTAACATTTTTATTCCATAAAAATTTTAGATTTTTATCTACAAATGATTTATCAATTTCTAAAAATTTTAGATTTTCTATATTTTTAATTTCATCTTCATTCAAATATAAATATATTGCATTTGCTATTTGATAAAGATTTGTATTTTTTATACTTTTCCCCATTGCATAGTTGAAATATTTTTCATCATCAAAAAGTTGAATATAAGAAGCAAAATTTTCATCAGGTAAAACTAAAGCAATATTTGATGGATTAATACCATTTTTTACTGATTTTTCAATACAAGATTTTATATAAGCTATTTGATTTAACCTAGAACTAAAACCTTTTGTTTCAAAAAACTCTAATTTGCTATTTATAGGTTCAATTTCAATAAGTTCATTTTTTGATAAATCATATTTATATTTATAATCAAGTTTAATTTCTAAACCAAGATTTTTAAAAACTTCCAATGATTTCTGATTGTAAATATTTGAATAAAATAGAATTGTAATATTTATGTATTTTGATATTTTTTCAATCATATCAAATTCTACTTTTGTAAAGTATCCTTCAAAATGTAACTCTATTGAGTCAAATTTATTCAAAAAATTTTCATTTATTTTATAATGATTATTTATATTTATTCTATCTACATAGTGATTTTTCTCTAAAATATTTATATAATTGTTTTTTATTACTTCTAATATTTGTAAATGCTCTAAATAAAAATCATAAGTATCAACATTTTGAATTTGAGATATTTCAACTTTTTCACTTGCAAGTTCTAAAAAGAATCTATAAATATAATCACTTTGTTTTAGAAATTTTGTAAAATTATCAGAAATACCAAGCTTTTTTATATCTACATTTTTTATTGCTTCATTTAAAAAAAGAACTCGTTGTTCTTCTTCGCAATATTTTAGTTTATTAAGTGTTATTGATTTTTTAAAAAATTCGTCGATTGTAAGGATAAAAGGCAAAAGAGTATTTTCACTCTTTTGATTAGAAATAAAATTTCTAATAACCCTTGAAGTAGGAAAAACTAATAGTTTTTTTTTAAATAGCATTTGTTTTAATAAAAATATATCCTATAGTTTCATCAACTTTGAAACTACCTGTAATAATCCAGTTATTTGCCTCTTTTAATTCAAAAGTAGCATTATATGATTTTTCACTATTTGTAAAATTTTCATCTTTTAAAACAATATCACTATCATCTGAAATTGTTTTTGAAACTACCAATTCAATATTTATATCTTTTTTTTCATTTGTATTTTTATCAAAAACTACAACTTTTAAGTTATTTTGTCCAACTTTTAATAAATTTCTATGTAAAGAATATTTTTCAATTGCTCTTTGAGATAATTTTATATCTTCTGTTGTTAAATCAAACTTTTTATCATTTAGATAAAACTCAAAATTGTATTTAGATAAAAATGCAATATTTGATTCCATCATATTATTATAATTATCATCAACATCTTGATATTTTTTCATAAAACTATGGTCTTCTATAACTGGTACTTTTGAAGCACTCATAATAGTCCAAATAATCATTGAAAATACAAAACTAAAAATTCCTATAAAAAACAGTGGCCAATAATTTCTTTTCATAAATTTACTTTCTTTTTTTTAAAATTGCATAAGTATATGCTAATAATCCTAAAACTATTAAAGTATACATTACAACTCTCCAAATAGTACTAGAAACTTTTCCTGAATTACCTATACTACTTTCAAGTTTAATATTTTTTGACTCAGCTAATGTATCAGCAATTGCAGCATAACCATTTAAAGTTGCAGCACTTACCTTTGCAAATAGTGTATTTTTATCTTTTGAAGCAAGCAATGGAACAACATATCCATCTAAAATCTCATTTTTATTAATTTGATTTTTTAAATCATCACTAAAAAGTAAATTAACATGTGTCTCTTCAACTGCAATAGTCAATAAAACATATGGTTTTTCAACATTAATAAGTATTTGATTTTCAAAGTTTTTAATTGCTTCAATTTTTTCTTTTGTTTTGATATTTTCATCTAATCCTAAAGTAGATTTTGCATATACATAAATATTAACACCTAATTTAGATTTAGCCTCATCACCTATTTGATTGATTTTATCTTTTGCTCTTTGGTCTATTAAACTATCATCATTTAATATAAAATTTTGAGCTGATAAATTTTGACAGAAAAAAAGTAGAAGTGATAAAATCACCCCTACTCTAAAAAAAATACTTTTTTTCATTTAACCAACAAACACTTTTGTAGCATCAAAGAAACCATAATATACAGTCATTACAGCTGACACTAAAAGTAAAATACCAATAATTTTTTCCATATTTTACCCCTTATTTACCATTACCAACAAGTTGGTAATGTGTATGATTATCAGAACTATTCATTTTTAAACCATTCAAATCTTGATTGATTTTATAGAAATTACTAGCTTCATTTTGTTGTACTTTTATACCATTAATCGTTAATACAGCAAGAATAGATAATAACAGAACAACTGCAATTAACATACCTGTAATACCATTAAGTTTAAAAATACCTCTTTCATTTTCATTCATTTGTGTATTTCCAGCCATCTTACTCTCCTAAACTTCTTAAATATGAAGCTAAAGCTTTTTCTTGAGTTTCGTTAAGTCTTCCATCAAAGCTTGGCATAGCACCTATAATACCTTTTTTACCATCTTTTAATACAGCCATAACTAAAGCATCATCATAAGCTCTGATATTTGGAGCAACCATCTCCATACCATTTCCATCTGCACCATGACAACCAGCACAAACTGCGAAACTTGCAGGTTGTTCACCTTTGAATCCACCAGCAACATAAGAAGCTACTTCATTAATATCAGCATCTTCTGTTAACATCATTGGAGGCATTCCTGCTGGATAAGCAGTTTTTAAATTATTAGCACCATTTTTAATTACATGAACAACTTGTTCTTTTGACATTCTATGAGTAAGATTTTGAGCTTTACCTTCAATTCCTTCTCCATCAACACCATGACAAGGTGCACATTGTACTAAGAAAATTGATTGACCCATAGCTTTTAAAGTCTCTTCAGATGGGTTTTCCCATTTTTTCTCAAATTTTGCATTGTACTCTAAAGTCTCTTCATTCCATTGACCAATTTGAGAGAAACCATTAATTGGATAACCAACTGTAAAATACCAAAACATCCAAATAATAGCACCAATAAATGCTAATCCCCAACCTGTAGGAATTGGATTTTTGTATTCACCGATACCATCCCATTTTTCTTCAGCTAGTTCACCACTTGCTGTATCATTTTTCATTTGATTAACATATTTTAACGCAACAAATACAGTAATTGTAATAATTGCAACAGCACCTAACATTGTTAGGCTATTAATATAATCATCACTGTTAAAAGCATCACCTGCTGCAAAGTAAGTTCCTGCTAATAAAGCGATGATAAGAATTATTCCACCTATAACCATAGATTTCATCTTATTTCTCCTTATTATCTATATCTTTATCTTTTTTTCTTTCTTCTAAAGGCATAGAAACACTTGAATCATCATGTACAAGTTTAGAATACTTCTCAAAATCTCTTTCCCCTGTCTTCTGTCTTTTATAAATAGAATAAGCATAAGAATAGAAAATTATAAAAACTGCTAAAATCAAAAAGAATTTAGCATAACCTTGCACTGTTAAAAGTGTTTCATAATCCATCGATAAGCCTTATTTTAAAGAATTCAAATATGCAATTAATGCAACTATTTCAGGAACTTGACCATTTGCAACAGCTTGTTTAACTGACTCATTTTTCATATCAGCAGCAATTACTTTTGCCTCTTCTAAAGCAGAAGCTTTTGCTTCTTCCCATGATCCAAGTTTAGGCATTCCTTCTTGATCATAAGGTGTATTAAATACATTTTTAACAGTATATGCTTCTGCATAAGCTGTTTCAATATCAGCTATATTACTAAAATGATGTTTATAAGCTGGCATAATACTTCCAGGTACAACAGCAGATGGTTCCCACATATGGTTTTCATGCCAATCTGTAGTTCTATAATTTCCAACTCTCATTAAATCTGGACCTGTTCTTTTTGATCCCCATAAGAATGGTCTATCATAAGCATACTCACCAGATAAAGAATACATACCATATCTATCAGTTTCTGACTTAAATGGTCTAATTAATTGAGAGTGACAAGCATTACAAGAATCTTTTATATATACTTGTCTACCAGCTAACTCTAAAACACTGTATGGTTTTGTACCAACAGTTGGTCTACTTTGTTTTGCAAAATCTGGAATAACTTCAACAATACCTGCAAATGCAACAAATACAAACACTAATACCGCAAAGAAAAACGGTCTTTGTTCAAACCAATGAAACATAATTTCTCCTTTTCTTACGCAGCTACTGGTGTAGCATTTACTGGTTCTTTGTCAAGTACTCTACCACATCTAACTGTTTTGTAAATGTTGTAAGCAAATAAGAAGAATCCAATTAGGTATAATAAACCACCAACTGCTCTAATTGTATAGTATGGATGTAATACAGTAACTGTATCAATAAATGAGTAAACTAATGAACCATATTCATCATAAGCTCTCCACATCATACCTTGTGTAATACCTGCAATCCACATAGAAGTAAAGTATAATACGATACCTGTAGTTTGTAACCAGAATTGTGTATCCATTAATGATTTAGAATAAATTTCTCTTTTAAACATTCTTGGAACCATATGGAATAATGCAGCCATAATCATAAATACAACCCATCCTAAAACACCATCATGTACGTGACCTGGAATCCAGTCTGTAAAGTGTGCAATAGCATTTACAGATTTGATAGCTTGAATTGGTCCTTCGATTGTTGATAACATATAGAATGTTGAAGCTAATACCATGAATTTAATTAATGTATTTGTTTGTAATTGTTGCCATTCACCCTTCATTGTTAAAAGCATATTAATAGCTGATCCCCATGATGGTAAAATTAAAACAACTGACATAACAGAACCCATTGTTTGCATCCAATCTGGAACAGTTGAATAAATAAGGTGGTGTCCACCAGCCCATAAATAAACAAATAATAATCCCCAGAATGCTAAGATAGATAGTTTATAAGAATAAACATTTTGTCCTGATTCTTTTGGTAAGAAATAATAAATTAATGCAATAATTGGAGTTGTGAAAACGAATGCAACAGCATTATGACCAAACCACCATTGAACTAATGCATCATTAGTTCCTGCATACATAGAAACAGAGTGAATCCATGAACCATATCCAGATACTAAAGCTGTTGGAACTTCCATATTATTAAATAAGTATAACATTGCAACTGCGATAAATGTAGCAATAAAATACCATAATGAAATATAAAGAGTTCTTTCTCTTCTAATACCGATTATTCCAAAGATTGAAATACCCCATAATACCCACCATACAACAACTAAAATGTCGATTGGCCACTCTAACTCTGCATACTCTTTTGATGTTGTAATACCCATAAATAAAGTTACAACAGCTAATAGGATTGTAATAAAATATAAAACAAAGTGTAACTTAGCAATAGCCATTAAAAAAGGTGACTCTTTTAATGATACTTTTAAAACTCTTTGCGAAATATAATACCATCCAGCAAAAATACCACTTAGTGCGAAACCATATGCAACACCATTTGTGTGTAAAGGTCTTAATCTACTAAATGTACCATACTCCCCAGCTAAATAGTTTAACTGTGGGAATGCCAATTGAAACGCAAGTACAACACCAATTGTCATACCAATGATACCAAACAAAATTGTTGCAAATGTAAAGGCTTTTGCAACTGAGTAATCGTACTCAATTTGTGCACCGTTTTGCATCAATCTCCTCCTACTAATTTTATATACAAGTCACAAAAATGTCACTCATTGCGGTAATCATAGCTAAGCAAAACTTAAAATCAACAAAAAAATTAACGAAAAATTAACAAATAAAACACTATTTTTATTATAATTTTTACTTATAAATAAGATAGAAAATATCTTATTTATAAGATTTTAATACCTGCTCAGTCTCCCTTTTTAGGGTTTTTACTTTTAAATCTTCTCTTTTATCGTGTAATTTTTTACCTTGTGCAGTTGCAACTTCAACTTTAATCATATTTTTATCATTAAAATAAAGTTTTAAAGCAACTAAAGTGATTCCATCTTTTGTCACTTTTGAATATAATTTATCAATTTGTTTAGAATGAAGTAATAATTTTCTTGCTCTTCTTTCATCTGGTCTATATGTTGTATGAGTTGTACTTAAATGAGAAATATGTGCATTTAATAAAAAAACTTCACCTTTTATAATTCTTACAAAAGAGTCTTTCAAATTCACTCTTCCTTCTCTTATTGCTTTAACTTCACTTCCTTCTAACATAATTCCAGCTTCCAATGAATCTAAAATCGTAAAATCATGAAATGCTTTTTTATTTTTAAAAACTAAATTTTTTTTTGTATCTTTTTTATTTGCCATAATTTATCCTAAAAAATGAACTTCCACTTCCACTAAAAAACCAATCTTTTTTTTCATAATCACTTAGTTGTGGGTAAAGACTAAGTGCACTTTCATACAAATCATTTGCTTGTTTTATATCTAATTCTTTTAAAATATCAGTTGATTTCATATCAAGCAATTTTTTTGCTTCATCTTTAGATATTTGTTTATAAAATTTTTCTCTAAATATTTTAAAAATTTCACCTGTATTACATTTTATTTTTGGTGTTATAGTTTTTATATCTAATATCTCTTCATCAAATTTTTCTACAATTTCACCAATTCCTGTTACATTTGCACTATCATATTCATATATAAAAAATGGAACATCAGCACCAACTTGTGAACCAATTTTACTTAATTCATCTTTTGATAAATTTAATTTACAATATTTATTTGCCATAATCAAAAAAGTTGCGGCATTTGAACTTCCACCACCAAGTCCTGCAAACTCTGGAATATTTTTTTCAATTTTTATTTCGTGATTTAAAAAAAATTCTTCAACACCATAAAAATGTTTTATTAAATTGTATGCTTTATATACAGTATTTGAGTTAATTTCACAACCAAAATCACCTATAATTGTAATTGCTTTCCTACTAGATTTAACAAATGATATAATGTCATACAAATTATGAACTCGTACAAATCTTGATACGAGTTCATGATAATTTTCTCTTTTATCAGCAATTTTTAGAAAAATATTTACTTTAGCATACGACTTTTCAATCATCTCATTTTTCATATTTTGGTACCCTATTTACTAAATATTTTATTTCACCATCAATTATTTCAATTATTGAAAAATAGTTTTCAGTAATTATAAGATATTTTCCATTCTCTTTTTTTTCAACATAATCTATACCTATTTTTTTACCTTGAACCAACCACTCTTGTGTTCCAAAATATTTATTTATAGGCAAATCAATGTAATCTAAAGGATCTAACTCTTTTTCATTTTCAAAAAAGAATTTACCTTCATTTAATCTCTCAAGATAAGATAAAGTTCCCACTCTGTTTAGTTTTTCTAATAAAATTTGTGCAAATGACCTAACATATGTTCCTTCACTAACAGTTACTTCAAAAGTAATAAAAGGATGTCTATATGAAATAAATTTCGTATTATATACATTCATCGTTGTTTTTGATAATTCAACTTCTTCACCATTTCTAGCAAGTTCATAAGCTCTTTTCCCATCAACTTTTTTTGCTGAAAATTTTGGTGGTGTATATTCAATTCTTCCATTTAACGAATTCAACTCATGAATTATTTTTTTTTCATCTACATTATCAACTAAACTAATATCAATAATTTGTTCTATATCAAATGATTCAGATTGAATTCCCAACCAAATTACAGCTTTATATGTTTTGGGTGTTTTTGAAATATATTTAAAAAGTTTTGCATATTGTCCAAATGCAACTATTAAACAACCTTTTGCAAAAGGGTCTAATGTCCCGCTAAACCCAGCTTTTTTATTTTTAAATTTTCTTTTTATTCTGTTTAAATAAGAATTTGAGCTTATAAAAATTGGTTTATTTACAACCAATAATTTATTAATCTGTTCTTTTTCGTAAAATCTAACTTGCAAGAACTTATCCTATTAAGCTTTTTCTACAAACGAAGATAAAATATCTCTTTTTGTTCCACCAAAATTTATTGTAAGTTTGTAATCTTTACCTGCATTTGTAGCTTTTTCAACTCTACCCATTCCAAAAATTTTATGTTGAACTAAATCACCTTTTTTAAAACCTGATTGTTTTTCTATAGTTAAACTTCCTTTGATAAGTCCACATTCACTTAAAAATCTACTTTTAACTAAACTTGTTCTTTTACCTTTATAAAATCTTGAGTGTACAAAAGATAATGTAAGATTATCCATTGCTCTTGTAAGTGCAACATAACCTAATCTTCTTTCCTCTTCTAAATCACAACCATCACCAGTAATAGGGAAAAATCCTTCTTCAAATCCAATAATAAAAAGTTTTTTAAATTCCAAACCTTTTGAAGCATGGATACTCATCATTGAAACAGCTTCACCACTATAATCATCATTTTCACTTTCAAGTGCAATTTCATTTAAAAAGTCTTTTAAATCTAAGTGTGGATTTTGAATAAAATAATCCCTGATATATCCATAAAACTCATCAATATTTGCTTGTCTTTCAAATCCATCAGGTAAATTATCATATGAAGCTCTATAATCAAAGGTTTCTTCAAAACTATCTAAAAATTTCATTTTTGATTCTGATAATAACTCTTTTAAATCTAAAATAGAAGCTTCAAATACTTTTAAAGTTCTTGAATTTTTTTTACCAACTATTGCACTTATTTCATCTGAATCTAAATTTTGGATTAAATCAAAAATTGATTTTCCTGTTTCTATTGATTTTGCTTCAAGTTTATCAATAGTTGTTTTTCCAATTCCACGTTTTGGTTTATTGATAATTCTTTTTACAGAAAAATTATCATTAGAATTTGTCAAAATTCTAAAATATGCAATTAAATCTTTGATTTCACTTCTTTCGTAAAACTTCATACCACCAACAAGTTTATAATGAAGTCCAGCTTTATTAAAACCTTCTTCTAAAGAACGAGACAAAGCATTTACTCTAAATAAAATAGCTATATTTTTTGGATTTTCTCCACTATCAATCAATTTTCTAATATCTTCAACTATTTTTCTAGTTTCTTCATTTTCATCTTGTGATTCATACACTTTTATAGAATCACCTTTAACTCTTGTTCCTATTAATTTTTTACCTAATCTATCTCGATTGTGTTCTATTAATTGGTTTGCATGATTTAAAATTGTATCAGTTGATCTATAGTTTTCTTCTAATTTTACAACTATAGTATTTTCAAAATGTTCAGAAAAATTCAAAATATTTTTAATAGTTGCCCCACGCCATCCATAAATAGATTGGTCATCATCACCAACTACACAAAGATTATTGTGGTCTGAACATAATAATCTTAATAATCTATATTGTAATTCATTTGTATCTTGATACTCATCTACCATTATATATTGATATTTTTGGCTAATCTCTTTTGCTAAATTCTCATTATTTTTTAAAATCTTATAAGGTAATAATAATAAGTCATCAAAATCTACTAAATTGTTTTTTTCTAAATACTCTTCATATTGTTCATAAATTTCTGCAATTTGTTGATAAAGTTTTAATTGAGCAGCACTTTTAGCTTCAGAAGGTGTCATTAAAGAGTTTTTATATTTTGATATTTCAGAAACTAATAATGAAGTTGTAATATCTTTGTCTAATGATTTTAAAACTCTTTTTTTATCATCAGTATCAATTATAATAAAATTGTTTTTTCTTCCTAATTCACTTATGTGAAATTTTAAAAATAGTAAACCAAATTTATGAAATGTACATAATAAAGGTGGAGTATTTATCATTGAAGAATCTAACATATTAAATGCTCTCTCACGCATTTCACTTGCAGCTTTATTTGTAAATGTAAGTGTTAATATAGAACGTGGATCAATACCAATTGATATTAAATAAGCAAGTCTTGTAGTAATTGTTTTTGTTTTACCAGAACCAGCCCCAGCTAAAATCAATAGTGGTCCATCTATATGTTGAGCAGCAATTCTCTGTGATTCATTTAATGATGTTAATAAATTTTCAGACATTTTTTCTCCAATTATTATTTATTATATCATATATTATATAAATTCATTATTTCTCTTAATTATTCTATATATAAATAAATGTTATCATTTTCATAATTTATTTTACGGAGATTATAATGCTCACAGATTTTGCCAAATTGGAAACTTTTCTAACTGTTGTTAGAGAAAAATCTTTTTCAAAAGCATCTGCAAAACTTGGTATTTCTCAACCAGCAGTTACACAACAAATGAAATTTATTGAAGATTATTTAGATGTGCAAATTGTTGATAGAAAGAAAAACGGTATAAAATTGACTAAAGAAGGTCAAATACTTCATGGTATTGCTTTAAAAATTGAAAAATGTATTACAAATGCAGAAAAAGAATTATTAAAAATTATGAATAAAAATGTAACTTTTGTATTTGGTGCTTCATTTATAATCGGAAATTATATTCTGCCTAGATTTTTAAATAATTTAAAAGAAAATATTCACAATGATGTATCAATAAATGTTTCTGTTTCTCATGAAGCTATTGAAGATTTATTAGATAAAAAAATTGATATTGCTTTAGTTGAAAATTATGTTCCAAACGAAGATATAATATATAGAGAATGGATGGAAGATGAAATTGTAATTTTTTCAAATCAAAAATTACCTTTAAAAGCAAAAGCAGAAGATTTATTATCATATAAATGGGTTTGTAGAAATCCTGAATCAAATACTAGATTATTATTTAAAGAAAATCTTGAAAAAGCTAATTATCCTGATTGTGATACTTTTAATGTAACAAGTGAAGTTACAAGTGCAACAACTATAGTTCAAACTGTTTTACATTCAGATAAAAATTCAACTCCAACTGTTTCTATTGT
The genomic region above belongs to Arcobacter ellisii and contains:
- a CDS encoding PD-(D/E)XK nuclease family protein produces the protein MLFKKKLLVFPTSRVIRNFISNQKSENTLLPFILTIDEFFKKSITLNKLKYCEEEQRVLFLNEAIKNVDIKKLGISDNFTKFLKQSDYIYRFFLELASEKVEISQIQNVDTYDFYLEHLQILEVIKNNYINILEKNHYVDRININNHYKINENFLNKFDSIELHFEGYFTKVEFDMIEKISKYINITILFYSNIYNQKSLEVFKNLGLEIKLDYKYKYDLSKNELIEIEPINSKLEFFETKGFSSRLNQIAYIKSCIEKSVKNGINPSNIALVLPDENFASYIQLFDDEKYFNYAMGKSIKNTNLYQIANAIYLYLNEDEIKNIENLKFLEIDKSFVDKNLKFLWNKNVTKDIFLFITDFIKSKESNVELIEKYDELLYKLNIILFSKENNILLKDVFKIFLQKLAKITLDDVNSGKITVLGLLETRALEFDVVIICDFNESFIPKISLKDKFLSTKLKQLANLPTQFDRESLQKYYYKRLITSTKNVFISYVNSDTNQISRFANELFNKHIKTDTNDNFYKHILYDNHKISHFEEEIIAKIDLTKFTWSATSFKAFLQCKRKFYLQNILKIKEHSISLKPKPYELGDIIHSILEDYYTLDENSNELSFEKIENLFSKYKSSNPFLILDLEIWKKKLYEFYLHDKERLKNRKIIALEKNFECEFNGIKIKGIIDRIDSFEDEYELIDYKTSSSLSVDTLKNYEKSDDFQLEFYYIAMNQYFKTNKIQAYYYDLHNTELIPEIALESKLELLNQKFEELKEISKQEISFSKCEDKSICNYCIYNIICDRE
- a CDS encoding DUF4006 family protein; its protein translation is MAGNTQMNENERGIFKLNGITGMLIAVVLLLSILAVLTINGIKVQQNEASNFYKINQDLNGLKMNSSDNHTHYQLVGNGK
- a CDS encoding c-type cytochrome; its protein translation is MKSMVIGGIILIIALLAGTYFAAGDAFNSDDYINSLTMLGAVAIITITVFVALKYVNQMKNDTASGELAEEKWDGIGEYKNPIPTGWGLAFIGAIIWMFWYFTVGYPINGFSQIGQWNEETLEYNAKFEKKWENPSEETLKAMGQSIFLVQCAPCHGVDGEGIEGKAQNLTHRMSKEQVVHVIKNGANNLKTAYPAGMPPMMLTEDADINEVASYVAGGFKGEQPASFAVCAGCHGADGNGMEMVAPNIRAYDDALVMAVLKDGKKGIIGAMPSFDGRLNETQEKALASYLRSLGE
- a CDS encoding cbb3-type cytochrome oxidase subunit 3; its protein translation is MDYETLLTVQGYAKFFLILAVFIIFYSYAYSIYKRQKTGERDFEKYSKLVHDDSSVSMPLEERKKDKDIDNKEK
- the ccoO gene encoding cytochrome-c oxidase, cbb3-type subunit II, whose amino-acid sequence is MFHWFEQRPFFFAVLVFVFVAFAGIVEVIPDFAKQSRPTVGTKPYSVLELAGRQVYIKDSCNACHSQLIRPFKSETDRYGMYSLSGEYAYDRPFLWGSKRTGPDLMRVGNYRTTDWHENHMWEPSAVVPGSIMPAYKHHFSNIADIETAYAEAYTVKNVFNTPYDQEGMPKLGSWEEAKASALEEAKVIAADMKNESVKQAVANGQVPEIVALIAYLNSLK
- the ccoN gene encoding cytochrome-c oxidase, cbb3-type subunit I, producing MQNGAQIEYDYSVAKAFTFATILFGIIGMTIGVVLAFQLAFPQLNYLAGEYGTFSRLRPLHTNGVAYGFALSGIFAGWYYISQRVLKVSLKESPFLMAIAKLHFVLYFITILLAVVTLFMGITTSKEYAELEWPIDILVVVWWVLWGISIFGIIGIRRERTLYISLWYFIATFIAVAMLYLFNNMEVPTALVSGYGSWIHSVSMYAGTNDALVQWWFGHNAVAFVFTTPIIALIYYFLPKESGQNVYSYKLSILAFWGLLFVYLWAGGHHLIYSTVPDWMQTMGSVMSVVLILPSWGSAINMLLTMKGEWQQLQTNTLIKFMVLASTFYMLSTIEGPIQAIKSVNAIAHFTDWIPGHVHDGVLGWVVFMIMAALFHMVPRMFKREIYSKSLMDTQFWLQTTGIVLYFTSMWIAGITQGMMWRAYDEYGSLVYSFIDTVTVLHPYYTIRAVGGLLYLIGFFLFAYNIYKTVRCGRVLDKEPVNATPVAA
- the smpB gene encoding SsrA-binding protein SmpB, which encodes MANKKDTKKNLVFKNKKAFHDFTILDSLEAGIMLEGSEVKAIREGRVNLKDSFVRIIKGEVFLLNAHISHLSTTHTTYRPDERRARKLLLHSKQIDKLYSKVTKDGITLVALKLYFNDKNMIKVEVATAQGKKLHDKREDLKVKTLKRETEQVLKSYK
- a CDS encoding 4-(cytidine 5'-diphospho)-2-C-methyl-D-erythritol kinase; the encoded protein is MKNEMIEKSYAKVNIFLKIADKRENYHELVSRFVRVHNLYDIISFVKSSRKAITIIGDFGCEINSNTVYKAYNLIKHFYGVEEFFLNHEIKIEKNIPEFAGLGGGSSNAATFLIMANKYCKLNLSKDELSKIGSQVGADVPFFIYEYDSANVTGIGEIVEKFDEEILDIKTITPKIKCNTGEIFKIFREKFYKQISKDEAKKLLDMKSTDILKELDIKQANDLYESALSLYPQLSDYEKKDWFFSGSGSSFFRINYGK
- the truB gene encoding tRNA pseudouridine(55) synthase TruB → MQVRFYEKEQINKLLVVNKPIFISSNSYLNRIKRKFKNKKAGFSGTLDPFAKGCLIVAFGQYAKLFKYISKTPKTYKAVIWLGIQSESFDIEQIIDISLVDNVDEKKIIHELNSLNGRIEYTPPKFSAKKVDGKRAYELARNGEEVELSKTTMNVYNTKFISYRHPFITFEVTVSEGTYVRSFAQILLEKLNRVGTLSYLERLNEGKFFFENEKELDPLDYIDLPINKYFGTQEWLVQGKKIGIDYVEKKENGKYLIITENYFSIIEIIDGEIKYLVNRVPKYEK